Within the Legionella pneumophila subsp. pneumophila str. Philadelphia 1 genome, the region GTTACGGCTTTATTACTGATAAAGAGTATGAAGAATTAAAATACTGCCAGAACTTTCTTTGGCGCGTTCGATTTGCTTTGCATATGTTAGCAGGAAAGCCTGAGGAGCGCTTGTCATTTGATTATCAGGTTAAATTAGCTCAATTTTTTGGATATCAAGATCAGTCTCATATCTTGGCCATAGAGCAATTTATGAAAGACTACTTTAAAGTCATCAAACGCAATAGAGAGCTGAATGAAATGCTCTTGCAATGGTTCAATGAAACCATAGTCTATCATCAAAAGCAAAAAATTATTCGTCTGGATGATGAATTTCAACTGTCAAACCGATTCATTGAAGTACGCAATAACCGTGTATTTAAACAAAATCCGCAATCTATATTAAAACTATTCTATTGGCTTGTTAAACGCCCTGACATAGAAGGAGTAAGGGCAAGCACAATCAGACTAATAAGAGAATCATTATTTTTAATGGGCAAACGCTTTAGACAATCAAAAGAAACCGCTAATATATTTATCAACATATTCAGAACTGGTAATGATCCATACGATGCATTACAAAGAATGAATAGATATGGTGTTCTAGCGCACTATCTTGATTGTTTTGCTACAGTCACTGGACAAATGCAGTATGATTTATTCCATGCCTATACTGTTGATCAGCATACACTGTTTGTGATCCGTAATATATCTCGCTTTAAAAAGAACGAATATGCTAAACAATTTCCTTTATGCGCCAAAATCATTACTGCTTTAGAGAAACCTGAAATTTTGTATCTCGGCGCTTTATTCCATGACATTGCCAAAGGTCGGGGAGGAGATCATTCTGAATTAGGAGCAATTGAGGCACAACAATTTACACAACGCCACTATATGGAGGCAGAAGATAGCAAATTGATTGTTTGGCTTGTTCGCTACCATTTACTCATGTCACAAACTGCTCAGCGTAAAGATATTTATGATCCTAAAACAATTGAGCAATTCTGCCAACTTCTGCCTCATGCAAGGTATTTGGATTATCTTTATTTACTCACAGTAGCAGATATTTGCGGTACAAATCCTACTCTTTGGAATGCCTGGAAAGATTCATTACTTAAAGAATTATATCATGCAGCAAAAACAAGACTTCATAAACAACAAGAGTTGCTTGATGAAGCAGCTCTGATATCCATTCGTAAACAATACGCTATGGATATATTAATTTCAGATGGGATATCCTTCAGAGTCATACAGGATTTATGGGGTCAATTTAAGGGAAAATATTTTCTTCATGAATCTCCTGAGGTAATAGCCAGACACACCAAGGCCATACTGAACAGCAAACAATTTCCAGTGGTAATAATTATGCCGCATCACAGTCAGGGTGGAACTGAAGTATTTATCTACATGCCACATAAAGATGAGAGATTTACTATCACCACTTCAGTATTGAGCAATCATCACGTTACTATACAGGAAGCAGCA harbors:
- the glnD gene encoding [protein-PII] uridylyltransferase, with protein sequence MKNDNRIIKNTIKQFKEKLCKDFSQKTNITSITRKLAVFIDTILIQLFIKNKLHFGDNFCLLALGSYGRRELQLHSDIDLLILHTEKVSNIQLQRAQKFIQDCWDVGLEVSHQITTVSSCANLASQDLSVISTIMDMFLLCGHGALMEELIYQTHTLHMWPSHQYFFAKLQEQQNRYAKYGETAYNLEPNIKNGPGGLRDLQILLSISKRHFKIKKLAEGIGYGFITDKEYEELKYCQNFLWRVRFALHMLAGKPEERLSFDYQVKLAQFFGYQDQSHILAIEQFMKDYFKVIKRNRELNEMLLQWFNETIVYHQKQKIIRLDDEFQLSNRFIEVRNNRVFKQNPQSILKLFYWLVKRPDIEGVRASTIRLIRESLFLMGKRFRQSKETANIFINIFRTGNDPYDALQRMNRYGVLAHYLDCFATVTGQMQYDLFHAYTVDQHTLFVIRNISRFKKNEYAKQFPLCAKIITALEKPEILYLGALFHDIAKGRGGDHSELGAIEAQQFTQRHYMEAEDSKLIVWLVRYHLLMSQTAQRKDIYDPKTIEQFCQLLPHARYLDYLYLLTVADICGTNPTLWNAWKDSLLKELYHAAKTRLHKQQELLDEAALISIRKQYAMDILISDGISFRVIQDLWGQFKGKYFLHESPEVIARHTKAILNSKQFPVVIIMPHHSQGGTEVFIYMPHKDERFTITTSVLSNHHVTIQEAAIITCDNQFDLDTYIILDENNQAFLNEQRARDIQKSLCDHLANTGRLPAVSRRRLSRALTHFNVKTQINFIDDNTNHQTQLFLVTNDRPGLLATISRVFLTLNIHLHNAKIATAGERVEDMFYISNQTGYSLNHEEKTILKEKLILEISKSKY